Proteins found in one Legionella pneumophila subsp. pascullei genomic segment:
- a CDS encoding SDR family oxidoreductase, with translation MSKVIFITGGSRGIGREIALKFAAKDKASIVIAAKTAEPHPKLEGTIYSVANEIEELGGKALPLMVDVRDEQQIQNAITKSIETFGRLDVLVNNASAINLTDTLNTPMKRYDLMQSVNARATFACSQAAIPYLLNSENPHILTLSPPLNMDKTWFAPHLAYTISKYGMSMCTLGLAEEFKEAGIAVNSLWPKTTIATDAIRVHFPSAMYMASRKPQIMADAAYWIINQSARSTTGNFFIDEDVLRNSGVTDFSCYAMNPKAQLCPDLFL, from the coding sequence ATGAGTAAAGTCATTTTTATTACAGGCGGCAGCCGAGGGATTGGCAGAGAAATTGCTTTAAAATTTGCTGCAAAAGACAAAGCAAGTATTGTTATTGCAGCCAAAACAGCAGAGCCTCATCCTAAACTGGAAGGAACTATTTATTCTGTTGCAAACGAAATTGAAGAACTGGGGGGGAAAGCTCTGCCTTTAATGGTTGATGTCAGAGATGAGCAACAGATCCAAAATGCGATAACTAAAAGCATAGAAACCTTTGGACGATTGGATGTATTAGTCAATAACGCGAGCGCAATCAATTTGACTGATACGTTAAATACTCCAATGAAGCGTTATGATTTGATGCAGAGTGTTAATGCCAGAGCAACATTTGCATGTTCTCAAGCAGCTATTCCCTATCTTTTAAACAGCGAGAACCCGCATATTCTGACTTTATCTCCACCATTAAATATGGATAAAACCTGGTTTGCGCCACATCTGGCCTATACTATCAGTAAATACGGTATGAGTATGTGTACATTAGGCCTTGCTGAAGAATTCAAAGAAGCAGGAATTGCTGTAAATTCTTTATGGCCGAAAACTACCATAGCTACTGATGCCATACGAGTTCATTTTCCCAGTGCAATGTATATGGCAAGCCGCAAGCCACAAATTATGGCTGATGCTGCTTATTGGATTATCAACCAATCAGCAAGATCAACTACTGGAAATTTTTTTATTGATGAAGACGTACTAAGAAATAGTGGTGTCACTGATTTTTCTTGTTATGCTATGAATCCTAAAGCCCAACTTTGTCCTGATTTATTTTTATGA
- a CDS encoding peptide MFS transporter: MEKHPKSLRIYFTTEMWERYGFYAVQSLLALYLALHFKWPDKEIYSLVGSFTALTYLSPLVGGWIADKLIGQKRAILLGAIVLFLSYCMLSLIDNSLALTSSLAGVAVGTGLLKPNISSLLGNEYPVGSTKRESGFTIFYMGITTGIILGTTLPSKFNEHFGWSASFTSASIGLIIAFAVFLFGIHQYKIKDYNPFIFHPGKIISAFVLLVMLWALSFYILSSPQLANIMFGLVVLFSASYILYSVNRESANQSRQTLVIGLLCIISVIFWAFYFQMFMSLTLFIARVVEPSFLGIDFPPPYYITVQSIGMLIIGYFLAKKHNNLTMIERGLSTGKKFVLAMVFMTIAYSIIAFVSSAVDKSILISPLLIIPAYLMISLAELLLSPVGLSAITVLADKNKVSTMMGIFFVSLGIGGFLSGKLADLTAIPTGETNVIVLKTLYATAFTQQLSILFIATLGCLVLFAVIKFLLTHIQICEKQ; the protein is encoded by the coding sequence ATGGAAAAACATCCAAAATCTCTGCGCATCTACTTTACAACTGAAATGTGGGAACGTTATGGTTTTTACGCAGTTCAATCCTTATTAGCACTTTATTTGGCTTTACATTTTAAATGGCCTGACAAAGAAATCTATTCTTTAGTAGGATCATTCACAGCGCTCACCTATCTCTCACCATTAGTAGGTGGCTGGATTGCTGATAAGTTAATAGGTCAAAAACGCGCTATATTGTTGGGTGCTATTGTCCTGTTTTTAAGTTACTGCATGTTGTCGTTGATAGATAATTCTCTAGCATTAACATCTTCACTTGCAGGAGTCGCTGTAGGAACAGGTTTATTAAAACCTAACATTTCTTCATTACTAGGTAATGAATATCCAGTAGGCTCAACAAAAAGAGAAAGTGGTTTTACTATTTTTTATATGGGCATTACGACAGGAATAATCCTTGGAACAACACTGCCAAGCAAATTTAACGAGCATTTTGGCTGGTCTGCTTCCTTCACCAGTGCATCAATCGGGCTAATCATTGCGTTTGCAGTATTTTTATTTGGAATACATCAGTACAAAATTAAGGATTATAACCCATTTATTTTCCATCCAGGTAAAATCATTTCAGCTTTTGTGTTATTGGTTATGTTATGGGCTTTATCATTTTATATTTTAAGTTCACCTCAGCTGGCAAATATTATGTTTGGACTTGTGGTCCTTTTCTCAGCCAGTTACATTTTATATTCAGTAAATCGTGAAAGTGCAAATCAATCCAGACAAACATTAGTTATCGGCTTATTATGCATCATCTCCGTTATTTTCTGGGCATTTTATTTTCAGATGTTCATGTCTTTAACATTATTTATTGCGCGAGTGGTCGAGCCAAGCTTTTTAGGTATCGATTTCCCACCACCTTATTACATCACTGTACAAAGTATTGGCATGTTAATTATTGGTTATTTTCTTGCTAAAAAACATAATAATCTTACAATGATTGAAAGAGGCTTAAGTACCGGGAAAAAATTTGTGCTTGCCATGGTATTCATGACCATCGCCTATTCAATTATTGCATTTGTAAGTAGTGCGGTTGATAAATCCATTTTGATTTCACCTCTTCTTATCATCCCTGCCTATCTGATGATCTCTTTGGCTGAATTACTGCTTTCCCCGGTAGGATTGTCAGCAATAACTGTACTCGCTGACAAAAATAAGGTAAGCACCATGATGGGCATCTTTTTCGTTTCATTAGGAATAGGAGGATTCCTTTCGGGAAAATTAGCCGACCTAACCGCCATTCCTACTGGAGAGACCAATGTAATTGTTCTAAAAACACTCTACGCTACAGCATTTACTCAACAACTCAGTATATTGTTCATTGCTACTTTAGGCTGCCTAGTATTGTTTGCTGTGATTAAATTTTTACTAACTCACATTCAGATATGTGAAAAACAATGA
- the mrdA gene encoding penicillin-binding protein 2: MYRNQSFKNYRAESQHQRFRLNLLIAILIILSLILILRLAFLQISEFKRYQTLSLKNQMSVIPIAPPRGVILDRNGVLLAENIPVYVLEITPERVKDMKQTLTKLRELLPSITDEDIDNFNKTRLQNRSFVPIPVKLKLSQEEVATFASNQYHFPGVSIKARLMRHYPLGEITAHALGYVGRINIQELKQVNSTNYRATNFIGKAGVEKYYEDILHGKVGYQMVETDVSGRTLRIINKVNPHSGAKLYLSIDARLQEAAYNALKDKRGAVVVINSRNGEILTMVSSPSFDPNIFVSGVSKTDYKVLSNALQRPLFNRAVRGVYPPASTIKPFVGLAGLDKGFITTTTEIYDPGKYKLPTSSHIYRDWKKTGHGVINFKRAITVSCDTFFYQLGNKMGISNIEDMLVKFGLGQLTHVDLHEEANGVIPSARWKRQTKGVSWYPGDTLISAIGQGFMLATPLQIANATASLSQHGQRFRPHLLIKTVNSDTNETEEYKPFEEYPVSLRDEANWDVVIDAMHSVLTSNEGTGYRFGRNPPYPVAGKTGTAQVYSGRQYEKAKYEDIPEHLRDNSLFIAFTPVEKPEIAIAVVVENDTIASTVARKVLDTYYELYPIKKTP; this comes from the coding sequence ATGTATCGGAATCAATCATTTAAAAACTATCGCGCTGAATCCCAACATCAACGATTTAGACTTAATCTATTAATTGCCATTCTGATTATTTTATCTTTAATACTGATTTTAAGATTGGCCTTCCTCCAAATATCAGAGTTTAAACGATATCAGACCTTGTCTTTAAAAAATCAAATGAGTGTGATACCCATTGCTCCCCCAAGAGGAGTTATTTTAGATAGGAATGGAGTATTACTCGCTGAAAACATACCTGTGTATGTCCTTGAAATCACTCCCGAACGTGTTAAAGACATGAAACAAACTTTGACTAAACTTCGAGAGTTACTTCCTTCAATCACAGACGAAGACATCGATAATTTCAATAAAACCAGATTACAAAATCGTTCTTTTGTCCCCATACCTGTCAAATTAAAATTAAGCCAGGAGGAAGTAGCAACCTTCGCCAGCAATCAGTATCATTTTCCAGGAGTTAGCATTAAAGCCAGATTGATGCGTCATTATCCTCTTGGTGAGATCACTGCCCATGCTTTGGGATATGTTGGAAGAATTAATATTCAGGAATTAAAACAAGTAAACTCTACTAATTATCGCGCTACCAATTTTATTGGTAAGGCCGGTGTTGAAAAGTACTATGAGGACATTCTCCATGGTAAAGTGGGTTATCAAATGGTAGAAACTGATGTTAGTGGCCGCACTTTAAGAATAATAAATAAAGTCAATCCCCATTCAGGAGCAAAACTGTATTTAAGCATTGATGCCCGACTTCAGGAAGCGGCTTATAATGCCTTGAAAGACAAACGCGGTGCAGTAGTAGTCATAAACTCCCGGAATGGTGAAATACTTACGATGGTGAGTTCTCCAAGTTTTGATCCCAATATCTTTGTCAGTGGAGTCAGTAAAACAGATTATAAAGTGTTATCCAATGCCCTCCAACGCCCTCTTTTTAATCGGGCAGTTCGAGGTGTGTACCCGCCTGCATCAACAATCAAACCGTTTGTTGGGCTGGCTGGTTTGGATAAAGGCTTCATTACCACGACCACTGAAATATATGACCCTGGTAAATACAAACTTCCTACTTCCAGTCATATTTACCGCGACTGGAAAAAAACAGGTCATGGGGTCATTAATTTCAAACGAGCGATTACCGTTTCTTGTGACACTTTCTTTTACCAGTTAGGTAATAAAATGGGAATCTCTAACATTGAAGACATGCTTGTCAAATTTGGTTTGGGACAATTAACTCATGTTGATCTTCACGAAGAAGCTAATGGAGTAATACCTAGCGCTCGCTGGAAAAGACAAACAAAAGGTGTATCATGGTACCCTGGAGATACTCTTATTTCTGCAATAGGACAAGGATTTATGCTGGCGACTCCTTTGCAAATAGCCAATGCCACAGCCTCCCTAAGTCAGCATGGACAACGATTTAGACCTCATCTACTGATAAAAACAGTAAACAGCGACACCAATGAGACAGAAGAATACAAACCTTTTGAAGAATATCCGGTTTCCCTGAGAGATGAAGCAAATTGGGATGTTGTTATTGATGCGATGCATAGCGTACTCACGAGTAATGAAGGTACCGGTTATCGTTTTGGCAGAAATCCTCCCTACCCGGTAGCAGGAAAAACAGGTACAGCACAAGTATACAGTGGTAGACAGTATGAAAAGGCAAAATACGAAGACATACCTGAGCATTTGAGGGATAATTCGTTATTTATTGCATTTACTCCTGTAGAAAAACCGGAAATTGCCATTGCCGTGGTAGTTGAAAATGATACCATCGCTTCCACTGTAGCACGCAAAGTACTTGACACTTATTATGAACTTTATCCTATTAAGAAAACACCATGA
- the rsfS gene encoding ribosome silencing factor, translating to MLEKNPTLEKLLKSLEDIQAIDIKIIDVHKQTTITDFMVITSGRSSRHVKSIAQKVLEDMKVAGLPCLSSTGIENGDWALIDFGDIILHVMQPEYRHFYNLEGLWEEHPSKP from the coding sequence ATGCTTGAAAAGAATCCTACGCTAGAAAAACTGTTAAAATCTCTTGAAGACATCCAGGCGATAGACATCAAGATCATTGATGTGCATAAACAAACAACAATCACTGATTTTATGGTCATCACCTCAGGCCGTTCATCCAGACATGTTAAATCCATAGCTCAAAAAGTTCTTGAAGATATGAAAGTTGCTGGTCTGCCTTGCTTGAGTTCTACTGGAATAGAAAATGGTGATTGGGCTTTAATTGATTTTGGGGACATCATATTGCATGTCATGCAACCAGAATACAGACATTTTTATAACCTTGAAGGATTATGGGAAGAACACCCAAGTAAGCCCTGA
- the dnaQ gene encoding DNA polymerase III subunit epsilon — translation MRQIILDTETTGIGPEQGHRVIEIGCIELIDRKLTGKHFHVYLNPQREVDEGAFRVHGISTEFLQDKPLFQDIVTEFLQFVEGSELIIHNAPFDVGFLNSELNHVKWNKTLEDYCQILDTLVLAREKHPGQRNSLDALCKRYEIDHFNRELHGALLDAEILAYVYLAMTGGQSSLFTEVESSLRHSKIKTQEIKPLSLKNPVIMKANEVELIQHQSFIEFISKKSGINHWEEV, via the coding sequence ATGAGGCAAATTATATTAGATACCGAAACGACTGGTATAGGACCTGAACAAGGTCATAGAGTAATAGAAATAGGTTGTATCGAGCTCATCGATAGAAAATTAACTGGGAAGCACTTTCATGTCTATCTTAATCCACAGCGTGAAGTGGATGAGGGAGCCTTTAGAGTTCACGGCATTAGTACCGAATTTTTACAAGATAAACCTTTATTCCAGGATATCGTGACTGAATTTTTACAATTTGTGGAAGGTTCAGAATTAATTATTCACAATGCGCCATTTGATGTTGGATTTCTAAATTCTGAATTAAACCATGTGAAATGGAATAAGACATTAGAAGATTATTGCCAAATTCTTGATACCTTGGTTTTAGCCAGAGAAAAACATCCTGGGCAGCGTAACAGTTTGGATGCTTTATGTAAACGTTATGAAATAGATCATTTTAATCGTGAACTGCACGGTGCTTTGCTAGACGCTGAAATATTGGCTTATGTGTATTTGGCTATGACAGGTGGCCAAAGCAGTTTATTTACTGAAGTTGAATCCAGTTTGAGACATTCAAAAATAAAAACCCAAGAAATTAAGCCATTAAGTTTAAAAAATCCTGTAATAATGAAGGCAAATGAAGTGGAGTTAATTCAGCACCAAAGTTTCATTGAGTTTATATCTAAAAAATCCGGTATCAATCATTGGGAAGAAGTGTAG
- the rlmH gene encoding 23S rRNA (pseudouridine(1915)-N(3))-methyltransferase RlmH: MLKITIVTLGNKMPDWVSSGVNEYAKRFHDGIQIKLTEIPLLRRNKSSDLARILEKESAFIKDALPANARLIALDMLGKSFSSEELALKLTQLQQISSHLCFIIGGPEGLSNEILTLCDERWSLSKLTLPHPLVRIILLESLYRAWSIINNHPYHK; encoded by the coding sequence ATGCTAAAAATTACCATTGTCACTCTCGGCAATAAAATGCCCGACTGGGTTAGTTCAGGAGTTAATGAATATGCAAAGAGATTTCATGATGGAATTCAGATAAAGCTCACCGAAATCCCTTTGCTGCGTCGTAATAAATCCTCGGATTTAGCAAGAATACTGGAAAAGGAAAGTGCTTTCATTAAAGATGCGCTTCCTGCCAATGCTCGCCTTATAGCCCTGGACATGCTGGGAAAATCCTTTAGTAGCGAGGAGTTGGCACTTAAGTTGACGCAATTACAACAAATTTCAAGTCATCTTTGTTTTATAATAGGTGGTCCAGAAGGATTGTCCAATGAAATACTGACTCTTTGCGATGAACGCTGGTCATTATCGAAACTAACCCTTCCCCACCCCCTGGTTCGTATTATTTTACTGGAATCCCTCTATAGAGCATGGTCTATCATTAACAACCATCCCTATCATAAATAG
- a CDS encoding coniferyl aldehyde dehydrogenase — MELMAEYQSLHQQFKSNPYPSLSERKELLIAIKKILQTEACTLAEAINKDFTHRPVEETLFLEIFPTIKAINFCLKKMKKWMKKSRRNVSWLFIPAKAYVIPQPLGVVGIMVPWNYPVYLALVPAIYALAAGNKVMIKMSELSPHIGDTLLKLMHAAGLNHSISIINGDIELSKQFASLPFGHLMFTGSTNVGKLVMKAASDNLTPVTLELGGKSPAILSPTMNPAYFKRLFMGKLFNAAQTCIAPDYLLIPKGWEDRVEREFSKFINTFYPDLMSNEQYSSIISERHKKHLFDLVEDARSKGARIVEFGHSIPNSSKLPVFLLFGITDDMLVMKEEIFGPILPVLTYNSINNAVDFINSYPSPLALYYFGEDKSEIKIIQTKTLSGALTINETLMHIAIDDLPFGGVGHSGMGHYHGKEGFDTFSKLKPVFVQGFISTVSWLYPPYGALMRMFLAWIGGIKLREKS; from the coding sequence ATGGAATTAATGGCAGAATATCAATCTTTGCATCAACAATTTAAAAGTAATCCTTATCCTTCTTTGTCTGAAAGAAAAGAACTGTTGATTGCAATAAAAAAAATTTTGCAGACAGAAGCTTGCACTTTGGCAGAAGCAATCAATAAGGATTTTACTCATCGTCCTGTTGAAGAAACCTTATTTTTGGAAATTTTTCCAACGATAAAAGCCATTAATTTTTGTTTAAAAAAAATGAAGAAATGGATGAAGAAGAGCCGCAGAAATGTGTCTTGGTTATTTATTCCTGCAAAAGCCTATGTTATTCCGCAACCCCTTGGGGTGGTCGGTATCATGGTTCCCTGGAATTATCCTGTTTATCTGGCTTTAGTTCCTGCTATTTATGCCTTGGCGGCTGGAAATAAAGTAATGATAAAAATGTCTGAGTTATCTCCACATATTGGCGATACTTTACTAAAATTGATGCACGCGGCTGGATTAAACCATTCTATCAGCATCATTAACGGTGATATTGAGCTATCAAAGCAGTTTGCTTCGCTTCCTTTTGGACATCTTATGTTCACCGGCTCAACTAATGTAGGAAAGCTGGTGATGAAGGCTGCCAGTGATAACCTGACTCCAGTGACACTGGAGTTAGGTGGCAAATCTCCGGCAATATTATCTCCCACCATGAACCCAGCTTATTTTAAGCGCTTGTTTATGGGCAAATTATTCAATGCTGCTCAAACTTGTATTGCGCCAGATTATTTATTGATTCCTAAAGGATGGGAAGACAGAGTCGAAAGAGAATTTAGTAAGTTTATTAATACTTTTTACCCAGATTTAATGAGTAATGAGCAGTATTCCAGTATTATTTCAGAGAGACATAAAAAGCATTTATTTGATCTGGTCGAGGATGCACGAAGCAAAGGGGCTCGTATTGTTGAGTTTGGTCATTCAATTCCGAATAGCTCAAAGTTACCTGTATTTCTATTATTTGGTATAACTGATGATATGCTTGTTATGAAGGAAGAAATTTTTGGTCCTATATTGCCTGTATTGACTTATAATTCGATCAATAATGCAGTAGATTTCATCAACTCTTATCCCAGTCCGCTTGCGTTGTATTATTTTGGAGAAGACAAGAGTGAAATAAAAATCATACAAACAAAAACATTATCTGGTGCTTTGACAATCAATGAAACCTTAATGCATATTGCAATCGATGATTTACCTTTTGGGGGCGTTGGACATAGTGGTATGGGACATTATCATGGAAAGGAAGGATTTGATACCTTTTCAAAATTAAAACCCGTATTTGTGCAGGGATTTATATCTACGGTTAGCTGGTTGTATCCACCCTATGGTGCTTTAATGCGTATGTTTTTAGCCTGGATTGGCGGTATAAAACTAAGGGAGAAATCATGA
- the rnhA gene encoding ribonuclease HI, translating to MKVEIYTDGACKGNPGPGGWGVLLRYNGREKTLHGGEAHTTNNRMELMAAIKGLEALKRPCEVDLYTDSQYLQQGMKEWIKTWKKNGWRNSKKELVKNAELWQSLDNLASIHNIHWHWVKGHSGHLENDLVDALANLGIEELS from the coding sequence ATGAAGGTAGAAATCTATACTGACGGTGCATGTAAAGGAAACCCCGGACCTGGTGGCTGGGGGGTGTTACTTCGATATAATGGCAGAGAAAAGACACTTCATGGAGGAGAAGCTCATACGACCAATAACCGCATGGAATTAATGGCCGCAATTAAGGGTCTGGAAGCATTAAAACGTCCCTGTGAGGTGGATTTGTATACCGACTCCCAATATTTACAGCAAGGAATGAAAGAATGGATCAAGACATGGAAAAAAAACGGTTGGCGTAACTCCAAGAAAGAATTGGTTAAAAATGCTGAATTATGGCAATCACTGGATAATCTTGCTTCTATTCATAATATTCATTGGCACTGGGTTAAAGGACACTCAGGCCATTTGGAAAATGATTTGGTTGATGCTTTGGCAAATTTAGGTATTGAGGAGTTATCATAG
- the hutH gene encoding histidine ammonia-lyase, producing MSERFILQPGQLSLLSIKQILDEGQSCVLAESAFELISASHQTVKKVIDEKKTVYGINTGFGSLANQRISADSLKELQRNIVLSHACGTGKLLPDEVVALILLLKINNLAQGYSGVRLELINALIALFNHKIYPCIPSKGSVGASGDLVPLAHLSLPLLGEGEVRHQGQVISAEEGLKRAGLKPLELEAKEGLALLNGLQVSTALALSALFISETLFETAIISGSLSVDAASGSDVPFDDRIHQIRGHQAQISTAGMYRNLLAGSQIRESHRHCHRVQDPYSLRCQPQIMGAVLHQMEFVGQTLQVEANAISDNPLVFAEQGDILSGGNFHGEIIAMAADNLALALSEIGGSAERRIALLIDKNFSGLPAFLVRESGLNSGFMIAHVTAASCASDNKALAHPHSVDSLPTSANQEDHVSMATSAARRLHEMIDNTSTILAIELLAACQGLEFHKPLKTSPQLDKIYRSVRSVVKEYDKDRYFAPDIEKIKQKILNKDFSLLTLTSE from the coding sequence ATGTCAGAACGTTTTATATTGCAGCCTGGGCAATTATCGCTACTTTCTATTAAGCAAATTCTAGATGAGGGTCAATCTTGCGTTCTCGCTGAGAGCGCTTTTGAATTAATAAGTGCTTCTCATCAAACTGTTAAAAAAGTAATTGATGAAAAGAAAACGGTATATGGAATCAATACAGGTTTTGGTTCTCTGGCGAATCAGAGAATTTCCGCAGATTCTTTGAAGGAGTTGCAGCGTAATATTGTACTTTCTCATGCTTGCGGAACAGGTAAGTTGTTGCCGGATGAAGTGGTTGCCTTGATTTTACTTTTGAAAATTAATAACTTGGCTCAAGGGTATTCCGGGGTTAGGTTGGAATTAATCAATGCCTTGATTGCGTTGTTTAATCATAAAATATATCCATGCATCCCTTCTAAGGGTTCGGTTGGTGCGTCTGGAGATTTAGTTCCGCTTGCACATTTGTCTTTACCTTTGTTAGGGGAGGGTGAAGTAAGACATCAAGGACAAGTTATCAGTGCTGAGGAAGGATTAAAACGGGCTGGATTGAAGCCGCTTGAATTGGAAGCCAAAGAAGGATTAGCACTTCTTAATGGGTTACAGGTATCTACCGCTTTAGCATTGTCTGCCCTGTTTATTAGTGAGACATTGTTTGAAACAGCTATTATTTCCGGCAGTTTATCAGTAGATGCTGCTAGTGGAAGCGATGTGCCCTTTGATGACAGAATACATCAAATTCGCGGACATCAAGCTCAAATTTCTACTGCTGGTATGTACAGAAATCTATTAGCAGGCAGTCAAATTCGAGAGTCACATAGGCATTGTCATCGTGTCCAGGACCCTTATTCTTTAAGATGTCAGCCGCAAATTATGGGCGCAGTTCTTCATCAGATGGAGTTTGTTGGACAAACTCTTCAAGTAGAGGCTAATGCAATTTCCGATAATCCTCTCGTTTTTGCAGAGCAGGGTGACATTTTGTCTGGGGGAAATTTTCATGGTGAAATCATTGCCATGGCTGCTGACAATTTGGCATTGGCATTGTCTGAGATAGGTGGTAGTGCAGAACGCCGAATTGCTTTATTAATTGATAAAAATTTTAGTGGATTACCCGCCTTCCTGGTTAGAGAAAGCGGCTTAAATTCCGGCTTTATGATTGCACATGTAACTGCTGCTTCTTGCGCCAGCGATAACAAAGCGCTTGCTCATCCACACTCTGTAGATAGTTTGCCTACCTCGGCAAATCAGGAAGATCATGTTTCTATGGCAACTAGTGCCGCACGTCGATTACATGAGATGATTGATAATACTTCAACTATTCTTGCTATTGAATTATTGGCAGCTTGTCAAGGGTTAGAGTTTCATAAGCCTTTAAAGACATCGCCGCAATTGGATAAAATTTATCGAAGCGTAAGAAGTGTGGTTAAAGAATATGATAAAGATCGCTACTTTGCGCCTGATATAGAAAAAATAAAACAGAAGATTTTAAATAAGGATTTTTCGTTACTCACGTTAACGAGTGAATAG
- the hutU gene encoding urocanate hydratase, giving the protein MNKDKNKRVISAPRGTEIQAKSWLTEAALRMICNNLDPNVAEDPDSLIVYGGLGKAARNWECFDEIVHVLKLLNNDQTLLIQSGKPVGVFTTHEEAPRILIANSNLVPRWATWEHFNELDKKGLMMYGQMTAGSWIYIGSQGIVQGTYETFVAAAKKHYQGDLSGRWILTAGLGGMGGAQPLAGTMAGASVLAVECDRQRIEKRLQTKYLDRYTDNLSEALDWINESSRCKKPVSVAVLGNAAEIFPQLVKLGAQPSLVTDQTSAHDPLNGYLPLGWTLEQAIEMRKKSPEEVVDAAKKSMAVQVHAMLEFHNRGIPVFDYGNNIRQMAFEAGEKEAFSFEGFVPAYIRPLFCEGIGPFRWVALSGDPEDIYVTDERVKQLIPDNPHLHHWLDMAKEKISFQGLPARICWVGLKDRARLALAFNEMVKNKQVKAPIVIGRDHLDSGSVASPNRETEGMLDGSDAVSDWPLLNALLNCASGATWVSIHHGGGVGMGFSQHAGVVIVADGTENAAKRLARVLHNDPATGVMRHADAGYQLAKQCAKENSLWLPMES; this is encoded by the coding sequence ATGAACAAGGACAAGAATAAACGTGTTATTTCTGCCCCTAGAGGTACCGAAATTCAAGCTAAAAGTTGGTTAACTGAAGCGGCATTAAGGATGATTTGCAATAATTTGGATCCCAATGTTGCAGAGGATCCTGATTCTTTGATTGTTTATGGTGGTTTGGGCAAGGCTGCCAGAAACTGGGAATGTTTTGATGAAATTGTTCATGTATTGAAATTACTAAATAATGATCAGACTTTGCTCATTCAGTCCGGAAAACCTGTTGGAGTATTTACTACCCATGAAGAGGCTCCCAGAATACTAATTGCCAACTCCAATTTGGTACCACGCTGGGCTACCTGGGAGCATTTTAATGAACTGGATAAGAAAGGCTTGATGATGTATGGTCAGATGACTGCGGGCAGCTGGATTTACATCGGTTCTCAAGGCATTGTACAAGGGACTTATGAGACATTCGTTGCAGCAGCTAAAAAACACTATCAGGGCGATTTGTCCGGGCGTTGGATTTTAACAGCGGGTTTAGGGGGAATGGGTGGGGCCCAACCCCTAGCTGGAACTATGGCTGGTGCCAGTGTTCTGGCTGTAGAATGTGACAGGCAAAGGATTGAGAAACGTTTACAGACAAAGTATCTGGATCGGTACACTGATAATTTAAGTGAGGCATTAGACTGGATTAATGAATCCTCTCGCTGTAAAAAGCCAGTTTCAGTAGCTGTTTTGGGAAATGCTGCTGAAATATTTCCTCAACTGGTTAAGTTGGGAGCTCAGCCTTCCCTGGTTACCGATCAAACCAGCGCTCATGATCCGCTCAATGGCTATTTGCCATTAGGATGGACATTGGAACAAGCTATTGAAATGAGAAAAAAATCACCTGAAGAGGTTGTTGATGCAGCCAAGAAATCGATGGCTGTTCAGGTGCATGCAATGCTTGAGTTTCATAATAGAGGTATTCCTGTCTTTGATTATGGCAATAACATTAGGCAAATGGCATTTGAAGCAGGGGAAAAAGAGGCTTTTTCCTTTGAGGGATTTGTACCTGCTTATATCAGGCCATTATTTTGTGAAGGGATTGGACCATTTCGATGGGTTGCATTGTCAGGTGATCCAGAAGATATTTATGTAACGGATGAGAGAGTAAAACAGTTAATTCCTGATAATCCTCATTTGCATCATTGGCTAGATATGGCTAAGGAAAAAATTTCATTTCAAGGATTACCAGCAAGAATATGTTGGGTGGGGTTAAAAGACAGAGCACGGCTTGCCTTGGCTTTCAATGAGATGGTTAAAAATAAACAAGTTAAAGCACCTATTGTCATTGGGCGTGACCATTTGGATTCTGGTTCTGTGGCCAGTCCCAATCGCGAAACAGAAGGTATGCTGGATGGCAGTGATGCTGTTTCCGATTGGCCTTTGCTTAATGCACTATTAAATTGCGCCAGTGGAGCTACCTGGGTCAGCATTCATCATGGAGGAGGGGTAGGAATGGGCTTTTCACAACATGCTGGTGTCGTGATTGTTGCTGATGGGACAGAAAATGCGGCTAAACGATTGGCTCGTGTGCTACACAATGATCCAGCGACAGGGGTAATGAGACATGCGGATGCAGGTTATCAACTTGCCAAGCAATGTGCCAAAGAGAATTCGCTTTGGTTACCCATGGAATCTTAA